DNA from Campylobacter sp. RM5004:
CTGCTGCTGTTGTATCAATAGGATTTACTTTATAAGCTTTGAAAAACTTTTCAACTTCTTTATTTTTATAAGCACTTCCATCGCTTGAAAGTGTAAGTATTATTTCTCTTGCTCCTAAATCTAATAAAGCTTTTAAACAAGCTTTTGTATCAGTGTTTATATTAGTATAAAACTCTGCTTCGCTTTGATTTACAATAAATAAATCAATGTATTTATAAATATCTTTATCAATTTCTTTTGCAGGTGCAGGGTTAAATATCGTAAATAATCCTAATTCCTTTGCTAGTTTTAAGGCTTCAAAAGTTGCTTTAATATTGCATTCAAATTGAGCGATAAAAATATCATCTTTTTTGATTTCACCCTTTTTATAAAGAGTGTTTAAAATCTCTTTTATTTCATTTTCATCTATGCTGTGATTTGCACCTTTATTGATGATTATGCGATTATCATTATTTGAGCGAATTATAAAAGCTGTTCCGCTACTGCAATTTGAAGAGATTTTTATATTTTCGGTGTTAATTCCATGAGATTTTAGATTGTTTATTAGTGCAGGTGCAAAGGCATCATTTCCAACTGAGCCTATCATTAATACATTTGCCCCTAATTTTTGACAGGCTAAGGCTTGATTTGCTCCCTTACCGCCATCGCTTATTAGTAGGTTTTTACCTTCTATTGTTTGCCCTTGTTTGGGAACTTCGTCGCATTCAATGGAAAAATCCATATTCAAGCTTCCAAAAATTATTATCTTTTTTGACACGATTTATCCTTAAAAAATTTAAAGGAATTATTTAAGCTAAAGAAGATTAAATTAAGCTTATAAAATCAGCAAAAAACTAGCATATTTTTTGTGGAATTTGAATTCGGATTTTGCTTTCATTTAAGAGTTTTAAAATCTAAATTCCTATTTCAAATTCTTTTTATTTTTAGCAAAGATAATAGAGAATTAAAATACAAAATAGGAATTTGAAAAATCAAATTCCTATTTAAAATTAAGATTGAATAATCTTAGGTTTAGAAAACGCTCTTAAAGGTTTAATTACGCCTTTAAATTTCTCAACTTCTACTAATGTTGTATGAGCTGTGTTTGATTGAGCTAGTTTTGATGTTCCTTTATCACGAGTTAGAACATTTACGCAACCATGTTGGCAAAGTGATTTTTTGCCATAAACTTCAGGGTCATACCAAGCACCTTCGCAAATTATAATAGTATCAGCTCTTACAATATCGCTTACTAATGCACCAGCTAAAATCTCACCTCTGTCGTTATAAACTCTTACAATATCTCCTGTTTTAATTCCCCTTGCTTTTGCAGTATCTGGATGAATTAGCATAGGTTCTCTACCATTTACTTCAGCATAATTTCTAATTAAAGAGTTATTTAGCTGAGAGTGTAATCTAAATCTTGAATGCGGACTAATTACTGCTAATGGGTGTTTTTTGGTTTGTTCTTTATTGCCTACCCACTCAAATGGTTCAAACCAAGCAGGGTGTCCTAAACAATCATCATAACCCATTTTTGCAATTGTTGGAGAGTATATTTCAATCTTTCCACTAGGAGTTCCTAATCTGTATTTATGTGGATTTTTTACAAAATCGCTAAGTCTTGTGTAATACTCAGTATCTTTATTCACTTTATCAAATCTAACAAAACCAGCTTCAAGTGCTTCATCAAAGCTTGGCATATTGTATCCTAATGATTTTCCTTGTCTTAAAGCGTCATTATAAATATCTTTCATCCATTCAAGCTCATTAGCCTTACCTTCGGTAAATATTTCTTCAACGCCCCATCTTTTGCAAATCTCTTTACAAATCCAAAAGTCGCTCTTGCTCTCTCCCATAGGCTCAATTACTGGCTTATTTAAGAATATGTATTCACTATTTGTGCTAGCTTCTATATCGTAGCGTTCAGGCTCAATTGCAACAGGTAAAACAATATCGCTTAATTTTGCTTGTGCAGTCCAAAATGGCTCAGCTGTTATGATAGTATCAACTTTTTTAAATCCTTCTACCGCACGATTTACATCTTGATGGCGAGTAAAGAATGAGCCACTTGCATTAAATGCTACTCTTATATGTGGAAGTTTTATTTTTTTACCATTTTGATCAATTACTTTGCCAGGATTTAGCATTGCATCAATACTTCTTGAGCTAGGAATTGTTATATTTTCAAATTTCTTCCAAGGGCTATTTTCATCTCCTAAGTTTTCGCTAGGAACAGAAGCTAAACCTTTAAGAGTAGGTGCTATAAATTTATCAGCGCCTTGTGAATAATATCCTAAGCTAAACTCAAATCCACAACCAGTGCAACCTACATGACCTAGCATAGTAGCTAGTATTGTAATCATCCAGTGAGCTTGTTCTCCATGGTCTTGTCTTTGTATTGCACGGCCTGCAATTATTATTGATTTATTATCACATAAATCATCTGCTAAATCTTTTAGAGTTTTTACATCTACTCCACAAATCGCACTTGCCCATGCTAAATCTTTTTTAACTCCATCGTTTTCGCCCATGAAGTATTCTTTAAATTTATTAAAGCCAACTGTGTATTTTTTAATAAAATCTTTTGCATATTTTCCACTCTCATATAAATAGCAGCACATTCCTATCATCATTGCTGTATCTGTATTAGGGCGAACTGAGATTAATTTGCTCTCAACATAGCGATTTGTGTTATTTGCATATACATCTACGCTATAAGTTTTGATTTTACCAGCTTTGCTTAGTTCTTTTAGCTTTGTGAAATATTCATAGTTTGTATGAGTTGGTGTGCCAACTGCGATTTGATTGGTTACTAGTGGGTCAGTTCCCCAAAATACAACGCTTTTTGCGTTTTCTAAAATACTTTTCCAAGTAGTTGGTGCTTCATAAACTGTGTTTGAGCCAAAAATATGAGGTAAGATTACCATACCAGCACCAGTTGAATAATCTCCACTTTCTTCTACATAACCGCCTAAGATTTTTAACATTCTATGAGCTGTGGTTCTTCCCCAACTAATTTTACCCCAGCCACCCCACCAGTAGCATTCACCATAAATTGCTTCAGGGCCGTATTTATCAAAATTATCTTTAAGTGCTTTTGCAGCTAAATCAAGTGCCTTTTCCCAGCTAACTCTTACGAATTCTTCTTCGCCTCTTAAGTCGTTTTTCTTTTTACCTTCAAGATAGCTTTTTCTAACGCAAGGATATAAAACACGGCTTTCGTTTTGTGTTCTATCAGGAACGCAGTTATTCATAGTGTTTGGGAATTTGTCTCCTTCAAATGGAGTTACGCTTACTATTTGAGAACTATTAATGTTTGCATAAAATGGTCCAAATCTATCAGAAACTAATACTTTTTTATCATCAAAAATAGTATCTTTTACGCCTTCTATTTTACTAGCGTGAAGACTTGCAGTAGTTAGTGCGCTTAGCTTTAAAAAACTTCTTCTTTTCATAATTTTCTCCTTTATTTAATATCTTTTGCGTGATTTTGTAAATATTTAATAATTAAACTTTTGCTAGCCTTATCAAGCTCTACATAACCTGAACTTATCATACTTTCAAGATTTGATGGCCATTGATTTACTGAATATTCTTTCGTATCGTGCAATAAATGACAAGGTGAGCAAGTTTGCTCATAAAGACTTTTTGCACTCTTAAAAATCTCATCTTTATTAGCTACTAAATCGCTTTCATTAAGCGTAAAATTAATGCTTACTTTATGCCAATCTTCGCCATATTCATCTTGAACGAGTTCAAGCATTTTTATATATGGATTTGCATCACCTTTAAATGTAGGGTTGTTATCGTTATCGTGAAAACTCATATAATTTTCAACTTGCATAAAGCTTTTTACAATTTCTTCTTGATAGTTATCATTAACATAACCAATAAGCTCAACATTAGCTTTACCATTATTTATACTTTTAACATTTACAGGGCTTAATAAACTAGCAGTTCCTATAAATTTATTGTCAAGTTTAACTTCAACATCTTTGTTTAAATACATCGTATTTGCAAGAGCAAACGATGAGATAATACAGCTTAAAAATATCTTTTTCATACATCTCCTTAAATTAATTTTAAAATTATTAATTAAAATTATAAGCTTATAAACTTGTAATATTCTTAAAAGAGAATAATATATTTTCTTTAGTTTTAAATGCTTTTAGGAGTGTTTTAGAACTTAAAATAATATTTCAAATTCCTATTTCAAATTCCACGATTTTTTCAAAGAATTTGAAATAGGAATTTAAACTCTTCTATCATAAATGTTTTCTTCGTTTTTGTATGCTAAAAATATAGCTAATAAATCTCTATCATTTTTGATTTTATTTATATCAATTTTATTCAAGCTTTCTTTTATATTTTCGCTCTTACTTTCTATGGGTTTAAAATCATCATCTTTATCTTTTGAAGCTTTCATTACTTCTTCATCAAAATGGTTTTGCATTTCGTTTGCTAGTTTTATAAATTCATTTTTAAAATCATCAAGGCTTAAATCTTCTCTTGCTAACAAATCAGCTAATTTATCACAATAAGCGTCTTTACCACAAGCAAGTCCAACGAAATCTAATTCATTACTAACTTTTAAATAAATGAATTCATTTTCTTTTAAAAGCTGTTTTAAATCTGTATTGTTTTGTCTAAAAATTTGATTATAAATATTATTGCTTGTAGTATCATTTTGCAAGGCTTTTAGCTTTCTAAAAGCAATAAAATCATCATCTTTTAAGCCATATAAAACTTGCGAATTCATCAATTCTTTTTGCAAACTAGCATATAAAAAACCTTCTTGCTTTAGACCTTGCATAGCTTTTTGCAAGGCATTTGGTTCATATACATTAAAATTTTCATCTTTAGGAATATCTTTTAGAATATTGTTTAATTTTTCTTCTTCGGTATCATTTATTAATACATTGTGTTTTTCTGCTATTTGGCTAACTTCTAAGCCTTTATCTAAGTCTTTTTTTAATTCTTTTTTATCAAGCGTATCAAATACTTGTATTTGTTTTATTAATGTTTTTACATTTTGATTAATTGAACTAATTTGCATTTAAACCCCTTTTTTTTATATCGGCAAGTTTTGAATAAATTTAATATTTTTTTAAATATTTACTTTATTTTTTTAAATTGTTTGAAATTATTTAAGGTTTAAAAATGAAAAATATAAAATCAGCAATTTATTCAAACGAACTTTGCGAAATAAATATAGAAATAATGATTCAAAAAGGCTTACCAGCTTTTAATATAGTAGGCTTACCGAGTGCAAGTATTAAAGAAAGCGTTGATAGGATAAAATCAGCCTTCGCAAATCTTGATGATTTTTCTTTACCTTGTAAAAAAATAGTAATAAACCTAAGCCCATCAGATATTCCAAAACAAGGAAGCCATTTTGATTTAGCAATTGCCTTGCTTGTTTATTTTTATGAAAAAGACTTAGATAATGATTATTATGTATTTGGAGAGCTTGGACTTGATGGCAAATTAAAAAGCACTTCAAATTTATTTTCTATATTATTATTTTTAGCAAGTGTTAAACCAAACGCTAAGGTATTAATTCCAAAAGATTTAGCAAATGAAGCAAGTCTTATTTATAATCTAAATTGTTACGCGGTTGATAATTTAAACGAAGCTTTTAGCTTTTTTCTAAGTGAGAATAAAGATGAGTTTAAAATAAATTATAATGAAAATATTTTTAAATCCTTAATCAAAATAAATAATAAAACTTATATAAAAAATACAGAATTTCCATTAGATTTCATAGACATAAGAGGGCAAAATCAAGCAAAATTAGCTTGCAAAATCGCAGCACTTGGAATGCATAATATAATGCTAGAAGGCTCTCCTGGAAGTGGTAAGAGTATGTGTGCTAAAAGACTTGTTTATATAATGCCTCCGCTTAGTATTGATGAAATCTTAGAAAGTAATGCGTATAAGAGTTTAAATAATGAAAAGCTTGATTTTTCATCAATTAGAAGCTTTAGAAGTCCGCATAGAAGTTCAACCATTAGCTCAATTTTAGGCGGCGGGACAAAGAATGCAAGAATTGGCGAAATCGCACTTGCTAATAATGGAGTTTTGTTTTTTGATGAGTTTAGTTATTTTAATAAGCAAATTATAGAAAGCCTAAGAGAGCCTTTAGAAGATAATATAATCAATATTTCTAGGGTTAATTCAAAAATATCTTATAAGACTAAGTTTTTATTTATTTCAGCGCTAAATCCATGTCCGTGTGGCAAATTATTTAAAAAAGAGCAAACTTGCAAATGCCTTGAGCGTGATATTGTTAAATACAAAAGCAAAATCTCAGAGCCTATTTATGATAGGATTGATTTATATGTTGCAGTTGATGAGGTTTCTTATGATGCAAGTTCAAATGTAAGTAGTAAGGAATTAGCAGATGAGATTTTAAAGGCTTTTATATTTCAAAAAGAAGTAAGAAAACAAGATGAATTTAATGGGAAATTAAGTGATTTAGAGATTAAAAAATATTGCGTATTAGACGATAGTGCAAAAGTAATTTTTGAAAAAGCTGTAAAAAATTATAATCTTAGTGCAAGAGCAGCTAATAAGGTTTTAAAGGTTGCTAGGTCTTTAGCTGATTTTGAAGAAAGATTATTAATAAATGAAAAAGATATAAAAATTGCCTTATCTTTTAGATACAAAACAATGAAATAAAATCAAGGAATTTGAATTAGGAAATAAAATCAAATTCCTATTTCAAATTCTTTTTAATTTGTTACTATTTTTAGCTATTTTTTACGACTTAAAAGGATTATGATGAAAGATAAATTAGCCAAATTATATTTAACATTTTTTTATTCAGGTCTTAGCCCTGTTGCAAGTGGCACAATGGGAACAATTGCTGCACTACCTTTTGCTTATTTGTTACTAATTTACACAGCAAAAAGCACTTTAATACTTTTAAGTATTGCAATTTTTATAGCAAGTATTACAATCATTGACGATTACGAAAAAACTCACGAACACGATGCTAAAGAAATAGTAATTGATGAAGTTTGTGGGGTTTTCTTGGCTATTGGTATGAGTTTTAATGGCTCTTGGTGGCATTTTGCTTTAGCTTTTGTTTTGTTTAGGATTTTTGATATTACTAAGCCTAGTGTTATAGGCAGGGTTGATAAAAGAATAAAAGGCGGGCTAGGTGTTATGCTTGATGATTTGCTTGCAGGATTTTTTGCAGGTCTTTTATGCCTTATTATTCAAGGTATTTATTTAAATTATTTAAAGGATTTATTATGAAAAAAAGTTTAATTTTGTTAGCTTCAAGTGCGGCTTTTGCTTTAGATATTGGTGTGGTTTTACCACTTAGTGGAAGTGTAGCAGCTTATGGAAACGCAGCACTTAGTGGAATTAAAGTAGCAAATGCAATGCAACCAACTTTAAAAAATGGTGAAAAGATTAATTTAAATATTGTGGATACTAAAGGCGATAAAATAGAATCAATCACAGCAACTGAGAGAATTTTGCCTAAAGTAAATGCAATAATAGGCGAAATGATTACAGCTAATACAATAGTAGTTATGAATACAGCAGAAGCTAAAAAAGTTCCTGTAATTGCACCAGCTGCAACAAATGATAAATTATTAAAAGGTAAAAATTACGCAGCTAGAGTTTGCTTTAATGATAGTTTTCAAGGTGAAGCTATGGCTAAATATTTATTAGCACAAGGCAAAAAAACTACAATAATAGTAAAAGATCAAGCTACTGATTATTCACTAGGTTTATCAAAAGCTTATAAAAAAGAATTCACAAAAGGTGGTGGAGAAATAATAAAAGAATTAATCATCACAAGTGGGGATAAAGATTTTAATGCAATAGTTGCACAAATTGCTAGCTTAAATCCTGATGTAGTGTATTTACCACTTTATTATCAAGAAGCAGCGCTTTTTGTAAGACAAGCAAAAATTGCAGGAGTAAAAAGTATAATAGCAAGTGCTGATGGCGTTGCTGATGAGCAATTTGTTAAACTTGCAAGAGAATATACAAACAATCACTTATATACAGATAGTTTTGATGCAAATGTTCCACCAACAGAACTTAGTAAAAAATATTTAGAAGAATATTCAAAAGCTTATAATGGTGCAGTTGTTTCAAACTTTGCTGCTATGGGAGCTGATGCTTATTTTGTATTAGTAGAAGCTGCTAATCGTTGCCAAGAAGTTACAAGTGAATGTATAAATCAAGAAATCAAAAAGACAAAAGATTATGAAGGCGTAAGCGGAGTAATTAGTATAGATAATACTGGCGAGACTAAAAGGTCTTTAATTATTAAAGAAGTAGTGAATGAACAAGCAGTTTATAAAGACACTATTAAGTAAGGGATTTTGATGAAAAAATTATTATTTTCTTTAGCACTACTTAGCTCTTTAAATGCAGAGGTGCTAAGAGTTGCAACAGCACCAAATTATCCTCCCTATGAATATTTGGAAGATAATGAGTTAAAAGGTTTTGATGTTGATATTGTAAAAGAGATTGCAAAAAGAAATAATTTAGAATTAGAGTTTAAATATATGGATTTTGATGGGCTTATCCCATCACTTAAAAGCAACAAAGCTGATTTAATAGGTGCTTTAATGAAAAGAACACCATTAAGAGAAAGAGCGGTTGATTTTACGATTAATTTTAAAGATAGTTCAAATTATTTTTTACAAAGACTAGAATTAGGTAAAACTCAAAATCTTGAAAATTGCGAAAATATAGATTTTTCAAATACTATTTTTGGTGCAGAGCTTGGCTCTATTCAATACGATATTGCAAAAAAGCTTAGCAAACAAGTAATGGGCTATAACAATTCAAGCATTAGCATACTAGCTTTAAGAAATAAAAAGGTTGATGTTATTGTGCTTGATAAGGTTGCTGCTCTTAACTTTTTAGAAAAAAATGAAGATTTAGATATTTTTTGCGATTATAAAGACAGTGATTCTCAAGGATTTGCGATAAATAAAGGAAATACTAAGTTACTTGAAATGATAAATAAAACCTTACAAGAAATGCTTGATGATGGCACAATAAATGAAATTAGCAAAAAGTATAAAATAAATTAATGCTAGTTCATATTTGTTGTAGCGTTGATTCGCACTTTTTTTTACAAGAATTAAGAAAATTAATGCCTGATGAAGAACTCATCGGGTATTTTTATGATCCAAATATTCATCCTTTAAGCGAATATGAATTAAGATATTTTGATGTAGCAAGATCTTGCAAGAAATTAAATATAAAGCTTATTAAGGGTGAATATAATTTCGCTGAATGGTTTAATTTCGTAAAAGGCTATGAAAACGAGCCTGAGCGTGGCAAGAGATGTTCTAAATGTTTTGATTTTAGAATGCAAAGCTCGGTTGAAATGGCTTTAAAATTAGGACAAAAATCATTCACAACTACACTTTTATGCTCTCCTAAAAAAGATTTAGAACAATTAAAAGTATCGATGCAAGAAGCTTTAAAAGGGACTAATTTAGAGTTTTTTTGTGTAGATTTTAGAAAAAATGGCGGAACACAAAGGCAGTTAAAATTAGCAAAAGATGATTTATTGTATCATCAAAATTATTGTGGCTGTATTTATGGGCTAGTTCAGCAAAAAAGCGAAGAGCATTTAATAAAAGAACTAAGCTCAAGCATATACAAAAACCTTATTTTACCTGCTTCAATAGAAGAGAAATTGCAACTTTTTAAAAAGATTGAAAAAGATGAAAAGAGCAATAAAAACATAAGCATTATTAGGGAAAAATTCTTAAATTATCGTTTGCTTTATGCAAGAATTAGTGATAATGAAAAATACTTAAGAGCTTTTGTGTTGTTTTATTCTCATTTTAAATCAAGGAAAATTAATCTAAATCTTGATAACTCAAAAGATTTTATAATTTGCAATAAAGATGAATTATGTTTAATTAGTTTTAAAAAGGCTAATGAGTTTTTTAAATACAAAGATTTTAATGAGTTTTTGAAAAATCCACCAAGTATTAAAAAACAGATAAGTTTTAGAGCAAAACTATTTAACCACTATAACCTAAGTCCTATTATAATTTTAGATGAAATACCAAAAAAAATTGAAATCATCGCAAAAAGTATAATCTTTGAAGATGTTAGATTGATACAAGGAAAATAATGCAATTAAGCTCAAGTGATTTAAATATTTTATTATTTATTTCTTTTGTTGTGTTTTCATCTCCTTATATAGCAAAAATTACAAGTTTGCCTATATTAGCAGTAGAAATTATTTTAGGAAGTATTGCGGGTGCTTTAGGAATAATTACTAAAACTCCTGCTTTTAGTTTAGCATCTAGCATAGGATTTTGTTATTTGATGTTTATTGCTGGGCTTGAAGTTAGTCTTAAAGAATTTATAAAGTTAAAAGCAGATGAGCTAAAGAAAATATTTTTATTTTACTTTATTTTATACTCCTTAGCTATTAGTGTTGCCTTAGTTTTAAAACTTAGTTTGGTGGTTGCTATAATAATTCCTGTAATGAGTATTGGTCTTATTAGTATTTTGTATAAGGATTATGAAGTTACTCCAAAATGGCTTAGTTTTGCTATGGTTTTAGCAGC
Protein-coding regions in this window:
- a CDS encoding YifB family Mg chelatase-like AAA ATPase; translated protein: MKNIKSAIYSNELCEINIEIMIQKGLPAFNIVGLPSASIKESVDRIKSAFANLDDFSLPCKKIVINLSPSDIPKQGSHFDLAIALLVYFYEKDLDNDYYVFGELGLDGKLKSTSNLFSILLFLASVKPNAKVLIPKDLANEASLIYNLNCYAVDNLNEAFSFFLSENKDEFKINYNENIFKSLIKINNKTYIKNTEFPLDFIDIRGQNQAKLACKIAALGMHNIMLEGSPGSGKSMCAKRLVYIMPPLSIDEILESNAYKSLNNEKLDFSSIRSFRSPHRSSTISSILGGGTKNARIGEIALANNGVLFFDEFSYFNKQIIESLREPLEDNIINISRVNSKISYKTKFLFISALNPCPCGKLFKKEQTCKCLERDIVKYKSKISEPIYDRIDLYVAVDEVSYDASSNVSSKELADEILKAFIFQKEVRKQDEFNGKLSDLEIKKYCVLDDSAKVIFEKAVKNYNLSARAANKVLKVARSLADFEERLLINEKDIKIALSFRYKTMK
- a CDS encoding transporter substrate-binding domain-containing protein is translated as MKKLLFSLALLSSLNAEVLRVATAPNYPPYEYLEDNELKGFDVDIVKEIAKRNNLELEFKYMDFDGLIPSLKSNKADLIGALMKRTPLRERAVDFTINFKDSSNYFLQRLELGKTQNLENCENIDFSNTIFGAELGSIQYDIAKKLSKQVMGYNNSSISILALRNKKVDVIVLDKVAALNFLEKNEDLDIFCDYKDSDSQGFAINKGNTKLLEMINKTLQEMLDDGTINEISKKYKIN
- a CDS encoding phosphatidylglycerophosphatase A, which translates into the protein MKDKLAKLYLTFFYSGLSPVASGTMGTIAALPFAYLLLIYTAKSTLILLSIAIFIASITIIDDYEKTHEHDAKEIVIDEVCGVFLAIGMSFNGSWWHFALAFVLFRIFDITKPSVIGRVDKRIKGGLGVMLDDLLAGFFAGLLCLIIQGIYLNYLKDLL
- a CDS encoding molybdopterin-dependent oxidoreductase, with translation MKRRSFLKLSALTTASLHASKIEGVKDTIFDDKKVLVSDRFGPFYANINSSQIVSVTPFEGDKFPNTMNNCVPDRTQNESRVLYPCVRKSYLEGKKKNDLRGEEEFVRVSWEKALDLAAKALKDNFDKYGPEAIYGECYWWGGWGKISWGRTTAHRMLKILGGYVEESGDYSTGAGMVILPHIFGSNTVYEAPTTWKSILENAKSVVFWGTDPLVTNQIAVGTPTHTNYEYFTKLKELSKAGKIKTYSVDVYANNTNRYVESKLISVRPNTDTAMMIGMCCYLYESGKYAKDFIKKYTVGFNKFKEYFMGENDGVKKDLAWASAICGVDVKTLKDLADDLCDNKSIIIAGRAIQRQDHGEQAHWMITILATMLGHVGCTGCGFEFSLGYYSQGADKFIAPTLKGLASVPSENLGDENSPWKKFENITIPSSRSIDAMLNPGKVIDQNGKKIKLPHIRVAFNASGSFFTRHQDVNRAVEGFKKVDTIITAEPFWTAQAKLSDIVLPVAIEPERYDIEASTNSEYIFLNKPVIEPMGESKSDFWICKEICKRWGVEEIFTEGKANELEWMKDIYNDALRQGKSLGYNMPSFDEALEAGFVRFDKVNKDTEYYTRLSDFVKNPHKYRLGTPSGKIEIYSPTIAKMGYDDCLGHPAWFEPFEWVGNKEQTKKHPLAVISPHSRFRLHSQLNNSLIRNYAEVNGREPMLIHPDTAKARGIKTGDIVRVYNDRGEILAGALVSDIVRADTIIICEGAWYDPEVYGKKSLCQHGCVNVLTRDKGTSKLAQSNTAHTTLVEVEKFKGVIKPLRAFSKPKIIQS
- a CDS encoding ABC transporter substrate-binding protein produces the protein MKKSLILLASSAAFALDIGVVLPLSGSVAAYGNAALSGIKVANAMQPTLKNGEKINLNIVDTKGDKIESITATERILPKVNAIIGEMITANTIVVMNTAEAKKVPVIAPAATNDKLLKGKNYAARVCFNDSFQGEAMAKYLLAQGKKTTIIVKDQATDYSLGLSKAYKKEFTKGGGEIIKELIITSGDKDFNAIVAQIASLNPDVVYLPLYYQEAALFVRQAKIAGVKSIIASADGVADEQFVKLAREYTNNHLYTDSFDANVPPTELSKKYLEEYSKAYNGAVVSNFAAMGADAYFVLVEAANRCQEVTSECINQEIKKTKDYEGVSGVISIDNTGETKRSLIIKEVVNEQAVYKDTIK
- the rbsK gene encoding ribokinase, with protein sequence MSKKIIIFGSLNMDFSIECDEVPKQGQTIEGKNLLISDGGKGANQALACQKLGANVLMIGSVGNDAFAPALINNLKSHGINTENIKISSNCSSGTAFIIRSNNDNRIIINKGANHSIDENEIKEILNTLYKKGEIKKDDIFIAQFECNIKATFEALKLAKELGLFTIFNPAPAKEIDKDIYKYIDLFIVNQSEAEFYTNINTDTKACLKALLDLGAREIILTLSSDGSAYKNKEVEKFFKAYKVNPIDTTAAGDTFIGALAASLANAKTIDEAIDFGSKAAALSTLKLGAQSSIPSIDEVNNFSKDTK
- a CDS encoding epoxyqueuosine reductase QueH; amino-acid sequence: MLVHICCSVDSHFFLQELRKLMPDEELIGYFYDPNIHPLSEYELRYFDVARSCKKLNIKLIKGEYNFAEWFNFVKGYENEPERGKRCSKCFDFRMQSSVEMALKLGQKSFTTTLLCSPKKDLEQLKVSMQEALKGTNLEFFCVDFRKNGGTQRQLKLAKDDLLYHQNYCGCIYGLVQQKSEEHLIKELSSSIYKNLILPASIEEKLQLFKKIEKDEKSNKNISIIREKFLNYRLLYARISDNEKYLRAFVLFYSHFKSRKINLNLDNSKDFIICNKDELCLISFKKANEFFKYKDFNEFLKNPPSIKKQISFRAKLFNHYNLSPIIILDEIPKKIEIIAKSIIFEDVRLIQGK